In a single window of the Streptomyces sp. HUAS ZL42 genome:
- a CDS encoding uridine kinase, with amino-acid sequence MTRASKPTRGVVRGPSYASHWCPVSSHPPIPTRVVLLCGPSGSGKSLLAAHSGLPVLRLDDFYKEGDDPTLPQVAGSSDIDWDHPGSWDADTAVAAITDLCRTGRTTVPVYDISLSARTGEETIETGRTPLFIAEGIFAAEIVTRCRELGVLADALCLSRGPVKTFRRRFMRDLKEGRKSVPFLLRRGWRLMRLERSIIARQTALGAYACDRDEAMGRLAAAAAGRCATTARTAA; translated from the coding sequence GTGACCCGCGCTTCAAAGCCGACCCGCGGGGTCGTTCGGGGCCCGTCGTATGCCTCACACTGGTGTCCCGTGAGTTCCCATCCGCCCATACCGACGCGAGTCGTGCTGCTCTGCGGCCCCTCCGGCTCCGGCAAGTCCCTTCTCGCGGCCCACTCCGGCCTCCCGGTGCTGCGGCTCGACGACTTCTACAAGGAGGGCGACGACCCGACTCTGCCCCAGGTGGCGGGGAGCTCCGACATCGACTGGGACCACCCCGGCTCGTGGGACGCGGATACGGCGGTCGCCGCGATCACGGACCTGTGCCGCACGGGTCGTACGACGGTCCCCGTGTACGACATCTCGCTCAGCGCCCGCACGGGCGAGGAGACGATCGAGACAGGGCGTACACCCCTCTTCATCGCGGAGGGCATCTTCGCGGCCGAGATCGTGACGCGCTGCCGGGAACTGGGCGTCCTGGCGGACGCGCTGTGCCTGAGCCGCGGCCCGGTGAAGACGTTCCGCCGCCGTTTCATGCGCGACCTGAAGGAGGGCCGCAAGTCGGTCCCGTTCCTGCTGCGCCGCGGCTGGCGCCTGATGAGGCTCGAACGCTCGATCATCGCCCGCCAGACGGCGCTGGGCGCGTACGCATGCGACCGGGACGAGGCGATGGGCCGTCTGGCGGCCGCGGCAGCCGGCCGGTGCGCCACGACGGCGCGTACTGCGGCGTGA
- a CDS encoding SigE family RNA polymerase sigma factor — MNTLHGTSTSAVITRLHDVNAHRGSEKSGAVSGRGCARGTGRQHTAFMTVVDAHTGDAHGGAAYGEGTGERRSLSEAEFTAYVQERRASLYATAYHLTGDRFEAEDLLQSALFSTYKAWDRISDKAAVGGYLRRTMTNLHISAWRRRKLNEYPTEELPETPGDTDAMRGTELRAVLWQALARLPELQRTMLVLRYYEGRTDPEIAEILDISVGTVKSSIWRSLRRLREDEVLSFGRDEEDAFGELVA, encoded by the coding sequence ATGAACACGCTGCACGGCACCAGCACCAGCGCAGTGATCACGCGTCTGCACGACGTGAACGCGCACCGGGGTTCCGAGAAGTCCGGTGCCGTGAGCGGGCGGGGGTGCGCTCGCGGCACCGGGCGTCAGCACACCGCGTTCATGACGGTGGTTGACGCGCACACGGGGGATGCTCACGGGGGAGCCGCGTACGGGGAGGGCACGGGGGAGCGTCGTTCCCTGTCGGAGGCGGAGTTCACCGCCTACGTCCAGGAGCGCCGCGCCTCCCTGTACGCAACCGCCTACCACCTCACCGGCGACCGCTTCGAGGCCGAGGACCTGCTGCAGAGCGCGCTGTTCTCGACGTACAAGGCGTGGGACCGGATCAGTGACAAGGCGGCGGTCGGCGGATACCTCCGCCGCACCATGACGAACCTGCACATCAGCGCCTGGCGGCGCCGCAAGCTCAACGAGTACCCGACCGAGGAACTGCCGGAGACGCCCGGCGACACGGACGCGATGCGCGGCACCGAGCTGCGCGCGGTCCTGTGGCAGGCGCTGGCCCGGCTGCCCGAACTCCAGCGGACGATGCTGGTCCTGCGCTACTACGAGGGCCGCACCGACCCGGAGATCGCGGAGATCCTCGACATCAGTGTCGGCACGGTGAAGTCCAGCATCTGGCGGTCGCTCCGCCGGCTGCGCGAGGACGAGGTCCTCAGCTTCGGCCGTGACGAGGAGGACGCCTTCGGGGAGCTTGTCGCCTGA
- the afsQ1 gene encoding two-component system response regulator AfsQ1 has translation MPSLLLIEDDDAIRTALELSLTRQGHRVATAASGEDGLKLLREQRPDLIVLDVMLPGIDGFEVCRRIRRTDQLPIILLTARSDDIDVVVGLESGADDYVVKPVQGRVLDARIRAVLRRGEREANDAASFGSLVIDRAAMTVTKNGQDLQLTPTELRLLLELSRRPGQALSRQQLLRLVWEHDYLGDSRLVDACVQRLRAKVEDVPSSPTLIRTVRGVGYRLDTPQ, from the coding sequence GTGCCTTCCCTGTTGCTGATCGAGGACGACGACGCCATCCGGACGGCCCTGGAGCTCTCACTGACGCGCCAGGGACACCGCGTGGCGACCGCTGCCAGCGGTGAGGACGGTCTGAAGCTGCTGCGTGAGCAGCGGCCGGATCTGATCGTGCTGGACGTGATGCTGCCCGGCATCGACGGATTCGAGGTGTGCCGGCGCATCCGGCGCACGGACCAGTTGCCGATCATTCTGCTCACCGCGCGGAGTGATGACATCGACGTCGTCGTCGGGCTCGAGTCCGGCGCCGACGACTACGTCGTCAAGCCCGTGCAGGGGCGAGTGCTCGACGCCCGTATCCGGGCCGTGCTGCGGCGCGGCGAGCGGGAGGCCAATGACGCCGCGTCCTTCGGGAGCCTCGTCATCGACCGCGCCGCCATGACGGTCACCAAGAACGGCCAGGATCTCCAGCTCACCCCGACCGAGCTGCGGCTGCTGCTCGAGCTAAGCCGACGGCCGGGGCAGGCCCTGTCGCGGCAGCAGTTGCTGCGGCTGGTGTGGGAGCACGACTACCTCGGTGACTCGCGGCTCGTCGACGCCTGTGTGCAGCGGCTGCGCGCCAAGGTCGAGGACGTTCCGTCGTCCCCGACGCTCATCCGTACCGTGCGTGGCGTCGGCTACCGGCTGGACACGCCTCAGTGA
- a CDS encoding ATP-binding protein, translated as MTREQGGVRGWAAARKGHLSRLRFTSLRLRLVVVFGLVALTAAVSASGIAYWLNREAVLTRTQGAVLRDFEQEMQNRAGALPEHPSQDELQHTAGQMANSSQRFSVLLVAEDGSGKTVYGSSGGLSGFSLDDVPASLRAAVNKQQDVSGSNKSPYHLYWQRVVDDGNPYLVAGTKVIGGGPTGYMLKSLDQEAKDLNSLAWSLGIATGLALIGAALLAQAAATTVLKPVHRLGVAARRLGEGKLDTRLRVSGTDELADLSRTFNLAAEALEKRVADMAARDDASRRFVADMSHELRTPLTAITAVTEVLEEELGSEAGGIDPMIEPAVRLVVSETRRLNDLVENLMEVTRFDAGTARLVLDDVDLADQITACIDARAWLDAVELDAERGIHARLDPRRLDVILANLIGNALKHGGSPVRVSVRAADDEIVIAVRDHGPGIPEDVLPHVFDRFYKASASRPRSEGSGLGLSIALENAHIHGGEITAANSPEGGAVFTLRLPRDASELAEQAEKDKGDAS; from the coding sequence GTGACACGTGAGCAAGGGGGCGTCCGCGGGTGGGCCGCGGCTCGTAAGGGACATCTGTCACGGCTGCGCTTCACCAGTCTGCGACTCCGGCTCGTCGTCGTGTTCGGGCTGGTCGCGCTCACCGCCGCCGTGTCCGCTTCCGGTATCGCCTACTGGCTCAACCGCGAGGCCGTGCTCACCCGCACCCAGGGTGCGGTGCTACGCGACTTCGAGCAGGAGATGCAGAACCGCGCGGGTGCTCTGCCCGAGCATCCGTCGCAGGACGAGCTCCAGCACACCGCGGGACAGATGGCCAACAGCAGCCAGCGGTTCAGTGTGCTGCTGGTCGCCGAGGACGGGAGCGGGAAGACCGTCTACGGCAGCTCCGGCGGGCTCAGCGGGTTCTCCCTGGACGACGTGCCCGCCTCCCTGCGTGCCGCCGTGAACAAGCAGCAGGACGTCTCCGGCAGCAACAAGTCGCCGTACCACCTGTACTGGCAGCGCGTCGTCGACGACGGCAACCCCTACCTCGTCGCCGGTACGAAGGTGATCGGCGGCGGCCCGACCGGCTACATGCTCAAGTCCCTCGACCAGGAGGCCAAGGACCTCAACTCGCTGGCCTGGTCGCTCGGCATCGCCACGGGCCTCGCTCTGATCGGCGCCGCGCTGCTCGCGCAGGCCGCCGCCACGACCGTACTGAAGCCCGTGCACCGGCTCGGGGTCGCCGCACGCCGGCTCGGCGAGGGCAAGCTCGACACCCGGCTGCGGGTGTCGGGGACCGACGAACTCGCGGATCTTTCAAGGACTTTCAACCTGGCTGCGGAGGCGCTCGAGAAACGGGTCGCCGACATGGCGGCCCGGGACGACGCCTCGCGCCGCTTCGTCGCGGATATGTCGCACGAGCTGCGTACGCCGCTCACGGCCATCACCGCCGTCACCGAAGTGCTGGAGGAGGAGCTCGGCTCCGAGGCCGGCGGCATCGATCCGATGATCGAGCCCGCGGTGCGGTTGGTCGTGAGCGAGACACGGCGGCTCAACGACCTCGTCGAGAACCTCATGGAGGTCACCCGCTTCGACGCGGGCACCGCCCGGCTCGTCCTGGACGACGTCGATCTGGCCGACCAGATCACCGCCTGCATCGACGCCCGGGCCTGGCTGGACGCCGTCGAGCTGGACGCGGAGCGCGGCATCCACGCGCGCCTCGACCCGCGTCGCCTGGACGTGATACTCGCCAACCTCATCGGCAACGCCCTCAAGCACGGCGGCTCACCCGTGCGGGTCTCCGTCCGCGCCGCGGACGACGAGATCGTCATCGCCGTGCGCGACCACGGTCCCGGCATCCCGGAGGACGTCCTGCCGCACGTCTTCGACCGCTTCTACAAGGCCAGCGCATCCCGGCCGCGCTCCGAGGGCAGCGGGCTCGGCCTGTCCATCGCCCTGGAGAACGCCCACATCCACGGCGGCGAGATCACCGCCGCGAACTCGCCCGAGGGCGGTGCGGTGTTCACGCTGCGGCTGCCGCGGGACGCCTCCGAGCTGGCGGAGCAGGCCGAGAAGGACAAGGGGGATGCCTCGTGA
- a CDS encoding VanZ family protein, with protein MQRQGSIGGSAAIRIRVTGGVLLVAHLAFVAWFALRPLDVPWVAPANLRPFAGIRADLALGGPEAVRRIGEGLGLLAPLGVLLPTAHGRVSVSPLASLVRTVTAGALLSLAIALLQTGVPGRVPDVDSVLLNTVGVALAHIAVVPAARSWLRRRTERRNRSAVRQEETSQGRTPTIPRVGIAP; from the coding sequence GTGCAGCGTCAAGGCTCCATCGGCGGCAGCGCCGCGATCCGCATACGTGTGACAGGGGGTGTCCTCCTCGTCGCACACCTCGCGTTCGTCGCCTGGTTCGCGCTGCGGCCCCTGGACGTCCCCTGGGTGGCACCCGCCAACCTCCGCCCGTTCGCCGGCATCCGGGCCGATCTGGCGCTGGGCGGGCCGGAGGCGGTTCGGCGCATCGGCGAGGGGCTCGGCCTCCTCGCTCCCCTCGGCGTCCTGCTCCCGACCGCCCACGGCCGGGTCTCCGTCTCACCCCTCGCGTCCCTGGTCCGTACGGTGACCGCCGGCGCCCTGCTCTCCCTGGCCATCGCCCTGCTGCAGACCGGCGTGCCCGGCCGGGTCCCGGACGTCGACTCGGTGCTTCTGAACACCGTGGGCGTGGCGCTGGCGCACATCGCCGTCGTCCCCGCCGCCCGCTCCTGGCTCCGCCGCAGGACCGAGCGCCGCAACCGATCGGCTGTCCGCCAGGAGGAGACCTCTCAGGGACGGACCCCGACGATTCCCAGGGTCGGGATCGCACCGTAG
- a CDS encoding PspC domain-containing protein, with product MTALARPTDGRMIGGVCAALARRFGTSATTMRVIFLLSCLLPGPQFLLYIALWILLPSEDKARTAW from the coding sequence ATGACCGCCCTCGCCCGCCCCACCGACGGCCGCATGATCGGCGGAGTCTGCGCAGCGCTGGCACGGCGCTTCGGTACCTCCGCGACGACGATGCGAGTGATCTTCCTGCTGTCCTGCCTGCTTCCGGGCCCGCAGTTCCTGCTCTACATAGCGCTGTGGATCCTGCTTCCCTCGGAGGACAAGGCGCGGACGGCCTGGTGA
- a CDS encoding adenosine deaminase, with protein MTSQSIQTGSTPSSDQIRRAPKVLLHDHLDGGLRPGTIVELARETGYSHLPETDPDKLGVWFREAADSGSLERYLETFSHTVGVMQTRDALVRVATECAEDLAEDGVVYAEVRYAPEQHLEGGLTLEEVVEAVNEGFREGERRARANGHRIRVGALLTAMRHAARALEIAELANRYRDLGVVGFDIAGAEAGYPPTRHLDAFEYLKRENNHFTIHAGEAFGLPSIWQALQWCGADRLGHGVRIIDDIQVHADGSVKLGRLASYVRDKRIPLEMCPSSNLQTGAAASYAEHPIGLLRRLHFRATVNTDNRLMSGTSMSREFEHLVGAFGYTLDDMQWFSVNAMKSAFIPFDERLAMINDVIKPGYAELKAEWLFQQTASTSGSEESAG; from the coding sequence ATGACGAGCCAGAGCATCCAGACGGGCAGCACCCCGAGCTCGGACCAGATCCGCCGGGCGCCCAAGGTTCTGCTGCACGACCACCTCGACGGCGGGCTGCGCCCCGGCACGATCGTCGAACTCGCCCGGGAAACCGGGTACTCCCACCTGCCCGAAACGGACCCCGACAAGCTCGGCGTCTGGTTCCGGGAGGCCGCCGACTCCGGCTCCCTGGAGCGGTATCTGGAGACCTTCTCCCACACCGTCGGCGTCATGCAGACGCGCGACGCGCTCGTGCGGGTCGCCACCGAGTGCGCCGAGGACCTCGCCGAGGACGGCGTCGTCTACGCCGAGGTGCGGTACGCGCCCGAGCAGCACCTCGAGGGCGGACTGACCCTGGAAGAGGTCGTCGAGGCCGTCAACGAGGGCTTCCGGGAAGGGGAGCGGCGGGCGAGGGCGAACGGCCACCGCATCCGCGTCGGCGCCCTGCTCACCGCCATGCGCCACGCCGCCCGCGCCCTGGAGATCGCCGAACTCGCCAACCGGTACCGGGACCTGGGCGTCGTGGGCTTCGACATCGCCGGCGCCGAGGCCGGCTACCCGCCCACCCGGCACCTGGACGCCTTCGAGTACCTCAAGCGCGAGAACAACCACTTCACCATCCACGCCGGCGAAGCGTTCGGCCTGCCGTCCATCTGGCAGGCCCTGCAGTGGTGCGGCGCCGACCGGCTCGGACACGGGGTGCGCATCATCGACGACATCCAGGTGCACGCCGACGGCTCGGTCAAGCTCGGGCGGCTCGCCTCCTACGTCCGCGACAAGCGCATCCCCCTCGAGATGTGCCCCAGCTCCAACCTCCAGACCGGGGCGGCGGCGTCGTACGCCGAGCATCCGATCGGCCTGCTGCGGCGCCTGCACTTCCGCGCCACCGTCAACACGGACAACCGCCTGATGTCGGGCACGAGCATGAGCCGGGAATTCGAGCACCTGGTCGGCGCATTCGGTTACACGCTCGACGACATGCAGTGGTTCTCCGTCAATGCGATGAAATCAGCGTTCATTCCTTTCGATGAACGACTGGCGATGATCAATGACGTCATCAAGCCCGGATATGCAGAGCTGAAGGCCGAATGGCTGTTCCAGCAGACCGCTTCGACCAGCGGTTCCGAGGAATCGGCGGGCTGA
- a CDS encoding alpha/beta hydrolase, protein MAQQATPVRTARLGRALGPEPTAVSGVVLLLPGGDEVSHRRPSPMLSAASVRALGRRLTRAGHDKGLATHVVHYRYRGWNGTDANLASDALWAADEAVRRYGDVPVCLAGPGMGGRAALHAGGHEAVNSVLALAPWLPEEDVAASPEPVKQLVGRRVLIVHGTNDERTDPELSFRLAARAKKANRDVCRFEVHADGHGLQQYRDEVLALAEDFVMGALFGRVISRPLEDAMAAPPPLGLRMPLAAGFGKSLGRSVRGG, encoded by the coding sequence ATGGCACAGCAAGCGACGCCGGTCCGAACGGCCCGGCTGGGCAGGGCGCTCGGCCCGGAGCCGACGGCGGTGAGCGGGGTGGTGCTGCTGCTCCCGGGCGGCGACGAGGTCTCCCACCGCAGGCCCTCCCCCATGCTCTCCGCCGCCTCCGTACGAGCGCTCGGCCGCCGCCTCACGCGCGCGGGACACGACAAGGGCCTGGCCACGCATGTCGTGCACTACCGCTACCGCGGATGGAACGGCACCGACGCGAACCTGGCGAGCGACGCACTGTGGGCTGCCGACGAGGCCGTACGACGCTACGGGGACGTCCCGGTCTGTCTCGCCGGACCCGGCATGGGCGGCCGGGCCGCGCTGCACGCCGGTGGGCACGAGGCCGTCAACTCCGTACTCGCGCTCGCTCCTTGGCTGCCGGAGGAGGATGTGGCCGCGTCGCCCGAACCGGTGAAGCAGCTTGTGGGGCGGCGGGTGTTGATCGTGCACGGCACGAATGACGAGCGGACCGATCCCGAGTTGTCGTTCCGGCTGGCCGCTCGGGCGAAGAAGGCGAACCGGGACGTGTGCCGGTTCGAAGTGCATGCGGACGGACACGGGTTGCAGCAGTACCGGGATGAAGTCCTCGCGTTGGCCGAGGACTTCGTCATGGGGGCGCTGTTCGGCCGGGTGATTTCACGTCCGTTGGAGGATGCGATGGCGGCTCCGCCTCCCTTGGGGTTGCGGATGCCGTTGGCCGCGGGGTTCGGCAAGTCCTTGGGACGGTCTGTTCGGGGGGGTTGA
- a CDS encoding LysR substrate-binding domain-containing protein has protein sequence MMHQQRSSARMSPSSDTEDIVMLLAPRLAHFAGVARTEHVTRAAQEMNVPQSTLSRAMVRLEADLGVDLFARHGRTVSLTPAGRTFLTSVERALAEMERAADEVRADADPATGKVAFGFLHTMGAETVPGLLQAFRADHPRVRFSLVQDAGEAMLERLRAGELDLCLTSPVPDAPDLVARRLDEQKLRLVVPADHRLAARRRVRLAEAAEETFVTLEPGYGMRRITDHLCREAGFKPRIAFEGEEAETLRGLVAAGLGVALLPPPAVPRPGVVELTVTAPRAAREIGVAWLTGHPDTPPVAAFKKFLLSRKGSLLT, from the coding sequence GTGATGCATCAACAGAGGTCATCGGCTCGGATGTCACCGTCCAGTGACACAGAAGACATCGTCATGTTGCTCGCCCCGCGCCTCGCCCACTTCGCCGGCGTCGCCCGCACCGAGCACGTCACCCGCGCCGCGCAGGAGATGAACGTCCCGCAGTCCACCCTCTCCCGCGCCATGGTCCGCCTCGAAGCGGACCTCGGCGTCGACCTGTTCGCCCGCCACGGCCGTACGGTCTCCCTGACACCCGCCGGCCGCACCTTCCTCACCTCCGTCGAGCGCGCCCTCGCCGAGATGGAGCGCGCCGCCGACGAGGTGCGCGCCGACGCCGACCCGGCCACCGGAAAGGTCGCGTTCGGCTTCCTGCACACCATGGGCGCCGAGACGGTCCCCGGCCTCCTCCAGGCCTTCCGTGCCGACCACCCCCGCGTCCGCTTCAGCCTCGTCCAGGACGCCGGCGAGGCGATGCTCGAGCGGCTGCGGGCGGGCGAGCTGGACCTGTGCCTGACCTCCCCGGTCCCGGACGCCCCCGACCTCGTCGCCCGCCGCCTCGACGAGCAGAAGCTGCGCCTCGTCGTACCCGCCGACCATCGCCTCGCCGCCCGCAGGCGCGTCCGCCTCGCGGAGGCCGCCGAAGAGACGTTCGTGACTCTGGAGCCCGGCTACGGCATGCGCCGCATCACCGACCACCTGTGCAGGGAGGCGGGCTTCAAGCCGCGCATCGCCTTCGAGGGCGAGGAGGCGGAGACGCTGCGGGGCCTGGTCGCGGCAGGCCTGGGCGTCGCCCTCCTGCCCCCGCCCGCCGTACCCCGCCCCGGGGTGGTGGAACTGACGGTCACAGCCCCAAGAGCGGCCCGAGAAATCGGCGTGGCCTGGCTGACAGGCCACCCGGACACACCCCCGGTGGCAGCCTTCAAGAAGTTCCTGCTTTCAAGAAAGGGGAGCTTGCTCACCTGA
- a CDS encoding MFS transporter — protein MTPASTGASTIVGAAPSVSPSDSRMTPGGPGYRRMSFALFLAGVATFALLYSTQALLPLISGEFGVAASEASWTVAAATGGLALFVLPMSALSERYGRRTVMTASLVIAVALSLLVPFAPSLTALVVLRALQGAALAGLPASATAYLAEEVRPRALVTAIGLFVAGNSVGGMSGRVITGWVAQEWGWRVALGVIGAIAVACAVAFRVLLPAPRHFRAGSLRPLVLARTVRDHLADPLLRRLYAIGALFMTVFGGVYTVIGYRLTEAPFSLPQGIVGSIFLVYLVGTVSASTAGRLVGRLGRRGALYLAGGTTAAGLLLSLAGSLALVLLGLVLITAGFFAGHAVASSAVSKAATSGRAQASALYQSAYYIGSSAGSTAGAMAFHAAGWAGTVGVGVLAVLGVVTITVSGSRAARVAARRGPVPVH, from the coding sequence ATGACTCCCGCCAGTACCGGGGCGTCCACGATCGTGGGCGCCGCACCGTCCGTCTCCCCCTCCGACTCCCGTATGACCCCGGGTGGCCCCGGCTACCGCCGGATGAGCTTCGCGTTGTTCCTCGCGGGTGTCGCGACCTTCGCCCTCCTGTACTCCACGCAGGCGCTGCTGCCGCTGATCTCCGGTGAGTTCGGGGTCGCGGCGAGCGAGGCGAGCTGGACCGTGGCGGCCGCGACGGGTGGGCTGGCACTGTTCGTCCTGCCGATGAGCGCGCTGTCGGAGCGGTACGGCCGCCGTACGGTCATGACGGCGTCGCTCGTGATCGCGGTGGCGCTGAGTCTGCTGGTCCCGTTCGCTCCCTCGCTGACCGCCCTGGTCGTGCTGCGGGCGCTGCAGGGCGCGGCTCTGGCCGGTCTGCCGGCCTCCGCGACGGCGTACCTCGCGGAGGAGGTCCGGCCGCGAGCCCTGGTCACGGCGATCGGCCTGTTCGTGGCGGGCAACAGCGTCGGCGGGATGAGCGGCCGGGTCATCACGGGATGGGTCGCGCAGGAGTGGGGCTGGCGGGTGGCCCTCGGGGTGATCGGCGCGATCGCGGTGGCGTGCGCGGTGGCCTTCCGGGTGCTGCTGCCGGCGCCCCGGCACTTCAGGGCGGGCTCGCTGCGCCCGCTCGTCCTGGCCCGCACGGTCCGCGACCATCTCGCCGATCCGCTGCTGCGCCGTCTGTACGCCATCGGCGCCCTGTTCATGACGGTGTTCGGCGGTGTGTACACCGTGATCGGGTACCGCCTGACGGAGGCACCGTTCTCGCTGCCCCAGGGCATCGTCGGCTCGATCTTCCTGGTGTACCTGGTGGGCACGGTGTCGGCGTCGACGGCGGGCAGGCTGGTCGGCCGGCTGGGCCGACGCGGCGCGCTGTACCTGGCCGGCGGCACGACGGCGGCGGGCCTGCTGCTCTCCCTGGCCGGCTCGCTGGCACTGGTCCTGCTGGGCCTGGTCCTGATCACGGCCGGTTTCTTCGCGGGCCACGCGGTGGCGTCGTCGGCGGTCAGCAAGGCGGCGACGAGCGGGCGTGCGCAGGCGTCGGCGCTGTACCAGTCGGCGTACTACATCGGTTCCAGCGCGGGCAGTACGGCGGGGGCGATGGCGTTCCACGCGGCGGGCTGGGCCGGGACGGTGGGGGTCGGGGTGCTGGCGGTGCTGGGGGTCGTGACGATCACGGTGTCGGGGTCGCGGGCGGCACGGGTCGCTGCGCGGCGGGGGCCGGTACCGGTGCACTGA
- a CDS encoding sigma-70 family RNA polymerase sigma factor: MSNSTAPPTDLDIRLEKHRVELTGYCYRMLGSSFEAEDAVQDTMVRAWRSYDKFEGRSSLRSWLYRIATNVCLDMLTAGNKRARPMDLSESTPLAQAALSPRPDNTWLEPMPDARILPTTDDPAEAAVAKESVRLAFMAALQQLPPKQRAVLVLREVLAWKASEVAELLGTSVASVNSALQRARATLAERDGDAARAAVSDPLDEEQQKLLERYVAAFEGYDMTALTALLHEDAVMTMPPFDLWLTGHDDITGFMTTLGSACAGSRLLPVQVNGLPGFAQYKPDPEKGGFAPWAIQVLEISDGRLTGFHFFLDTQRWFPLFGLPLRLEAETDQVEEGV; encoded by the coding sequence ATGAGCAACAGCACGGCTCCACCGACAGACCTCGACATCCGGCTGGAGAAACACCGGGTCGAGCTGACCGGCTACTGCTATCGCATGCTCGGCTCCTCCTTCGAGGCCGAGGACGCGGTGCAGGACACGATGGTCCGCGCCTGGCGGAGCTACGACAAGTTCGAGGGCCGCTCCAGCCTCCGCTCCTGGCTCTACCGCATCGCGACGAACGTGTGCCTGGACATGCTGACCGCGGGAAACAAGCGCGCCCGTCCCATGGACCTCTCCGAGTCCACCCCGCTCGCCCAGGCCGCCCTCTCCCCCCGCCCGGACAACACCTGGCTGGAGCCGATGCCGGACGCGCGCATCCTGCCCACCACCGACGATCCTGCCGAGGCGGCCGTCGCCAAGGAGTCCGTCCGCCTCGCCTTCATGGCCGCGCTGCAGCAGCTCCCGCCCAAGCAGCGGGCGGTGCTGGTCCTGCGTGAGGTCCTGGCGTGGAAGGCGAGCGAGGTCGCCGAGCTGCTCGGCACCTCGGTCGCGTCGGTCAACAGCGCACTGCAGCGGGCGCGCGCGACCCTCGCCGAGCGGGACGGGGATGCGGCCCGAGCCGCGGTCTCCGATCCGCTGGACGAGGAGCAGCAGAAGCTCCTGGAGCGCTACGTGGCCGCGTTCGAGGGGTACGACATGACGGCACTGACGGCGTTGCTGCACGAGGACGCCGTGATGACCATGCCGCCGTTCGACCTGTGGCTGACCGGCCACGACGACATCACGGGCTTCATGACGACGCTGGGTTCCGCCTGCGCCGGCTCGCGCCTGCTGCCGGTGCAGGTGAACGGCCTGCCGGGCTTCGCGCAGTACAAGCCGGACCCGGAGAAGGGCGGCTTCGCTCCCTGGGCGATCCAGGTGCTGGAGATCTCAGACGGCCGCCTCACCGGGTTCCACTTCTTCCTCGACACCCAGAGATGGTTCCCGCTGTTCGGGCTGCCCCTCCGACTCGAGGCGGAGACCGACCAGGTCGAGGAGGGCGTGTAG
- a CDS encoding STAS domain-containing protein yields the protein MTPGVLVLTGPVTRNEVAGLCDDVRALLEATGAGAVVCDVAGLGPPGLGAVELLARLELAARRSGGRIRLRDPSPALHALLDLVGLRLESEGQPEQREPSLGVEEEVEPGEAAV from the coding sequence ATGACACCCGGAGTGCTCGTGCTGACCGGCCCCGTCACCAGGAACGAGGTGGCGGGGCTCTGCGACGACGTCCGTGCGCTGCTGGAGGCCACCGGTGCCGGAGCGGTCGTCTGCGATGTCGCCGGGCTGGGGCCGCCGGGGCTCGGCGCCGTCGAACTGCTGGCACGGCTGGAACTGGCGGCACGCCGGTCCGGGGGCCGGATCCGGCTGCGCGACCCGTCTCCCGCGCTACACGCCCTCCTCGACCTGGTCGGTCTCCGCCTCGAGTCGGAGGGGCAGCCCGAACAGCGGGAACCATCTCTGGGTGTCGAGGAAGAAGTGGAACCCGGTGAGGCGGCCGTCTGA